The segment TGTATAGCTTTGAGTGACCCCACTAAATCTAATTTTTCCAATGTTTTAAGAGAAATTATCAAAAAATCACTATTTACAGAGAGACAAATTGAAATAATTTTAAAATCAAAGAACCTTTCTGATGTCGAATTTACTATGACTAAAGGTGCCTATTACAGGCAGGTTTCTCAGTCCAGGGACAAGCTTTCAGGCTTGTATTATTCATTCATAGTTTTAGGCATACTAGGCGTGGTTTTGCCTGATGATATTGATGTAATATCACAACTCTCCGAACGAATGAGTGTGATAAAAGATAGTGATGTTTTCCCTGAGAAGGAACAAGAAATCATTAGTGTGATAGAGCGTGTTGTGAAGCAAACTACGGCTATGTGATTTGTGCCTAGAATGTATGGTTGTGCTGCATTAGTGTGATGGAATTTTGATTAGTCTAAGTGTGAAATAATGTTGTCCAATCACGATAAATCACAAATTCATCATGATATGTCATGTTAGTTGAGATTCCTGACCTAGACGTGATATTTGGGCTCATATTGGCCTTCATAGGAGGATTATTCACATTATTCGTGTATTCCAAATTAAAGTCAATTTCAGCCTCTAATGAGCAAACAAAGCAAGATTCAGAGCGCTTGGAGTTCTATGAAAGACAGTTAATTGATCTTAAAATCAAATTAGATGCAATTGACTTGGAAAATCTCAGCTTTTCTCAAGAAACACCACAAAATATTGTAAAAAATGAGGAAAAACCGGTGCAAGTTGTAGAGAAACAGGTGCAAGTCGTGCCTGAGCAGGTCCCAGTTCCAGCTAGAGTAGAAAGAACACCTAACATGAGTAGTGGTGATATTGTTGAGGCTGTGTTGAGACTAATCACAGACAGGTCACGCACATCACGTGACATTCAAATCACACTAGGCAA is part of the Candidatus Nitrosopelagicus brevis genome and harbors:
- a CDS encoding helix-turn-helix domain-containing protein, giving the protein MYSKLKSISASNEQTKQDSERLEFYERQLIDLKIKLDAIDLENLSFSQETPQNIVKNEEKPVQVVEKQVQVVPEQVPVPARVERTPNMSSGDIVEAVLRLITDRSRTSRDIQITLGKSREHISRTMKKMSDDGLVQRNTNAKPYSYSITQNGLSRLSGSGGTPQTIAPQTS